In one window of Juglans regia cultivar Chandler chromosome 3, Walnut 2.0, whole genome shotgun sequence DNA:
- the LOC109002855 gene encoding protein FAR1-RELATED SEQUENCE 5-like gives MDIDDDGRLKNIFWADPCSSAAYQYFGDVVTFDISYLTNRYGMPFAPFVGVNHHEQSILLGAGLISSEDTETFVWLFETWLQCMDGIAPKAIITDQNRATKHAIAIVFPKIQHRFCLWHILKKVPKKLGSYGSYKTGIKNALMKYVYDTQRVDEFEKCWDQLLTTYNLHENAWLQSLYVEREHWVPVFLKECFWVEMSTMQRSESMNIFFDDYVHSMTNLKKFVDQFDNALKKKIENENIADFQSFNVTINCISRSLIEKRFQKLYTNAKFKEVQ, from the coding sequence ATGGATATAGATGATGACgggaggttaaaaaatattttctgggcAGATCCTTGTAGTAGTGCAGCGTACCAATATTTCGGTgatgtggtcacattcgacaTCTCATACCTAACAAATCGATATGGGATGccatttgcaccatttgttggtgtaaaccaccatgagCAATCAATTCTGTTGGGAGCAGGCttgatttccagtgaggatacTGAGACTTTTGTGTGGTTATTCGAGACATGGTTGCAATGCATGGATGGTATCGCTCCGAAAGCTATTATCACTGATCAGAATAGAGCGACGAAACATGCAATCGCAattgttttcccaaaaatccaacATAGATTTTGTCTTTGGCATATACTGAAGAAAGTTCCCAAGAAGCTTGGCTCATATGGTTCCTACAAAACTGGAATAAAAAATGCATTGATGAAATATGTATATGACACCCAACGtgttgatgagtttgagaaatgttgggatcAATTGCTTACCACTTACAACTTGCATGAAAATGCGTGGTTGCAAAGCCTATACGTTGAGCGTGAACATTGGGTACCGGTATTTTTGAAAGAGTGTTTTTGGGTTGAAATGAGTACAATGCAGCGAAGCGAgagtatgaatatattttttgacgATTATGTTCATTCTATgacaaatttgaagaaatttgtaGACCAGTTTGATAACGCgttgaaaaaaaagattgagaatgaaaatattGCGGACTTCCAgtcatttaatgtcacaatCAACTGTATATCTAGATCTCTGATTGAAAAGAGGTTCCAAAAGTtgtacacaaatgctaaattcaAGGAAGTTCAATAG
- the LOC118347948 gene encoding uncharacterized protein LOC118347948, with protein MFRGLFTYGELQDICAVDIRNAIDNRPVYSPRHRVRCGYNGNGNVSQKLKIEGALFSIPFCIPILIFLIVSKTEDAFVSIPISNPHFLYLLLPPSSQLRFKFEKATDLTLSSFCPHFLFLFSPSSSSPSPRLPFVNLSSSSPRHSRTHDGFGSLLFVLSLLTLTSFIGLHELLSQFLPLSLSLSLGVWLLRKTEENKCERKFITSGGISIESFDDGSLSPDSVLLTSKLQTILSRKEVTKLEETIAADFEVSSKKKVTSSDRRMRCETKRRDHRGFGGVCGCFCETEQ; from the exons ATGTTCCGCGGTTTGTTTACATATGGAGAACTGCAAGATATTTGTGCTGTGGATATTAGAAATGCTATAGACAACCGGCCAGTGTACTCGCCGCGGCATCGCGTCCGATGTGGCTACAATGGAAACGGCAACGTttcacaaaaattgaaaatagaagGGGCTCTGTTCTCCATCCCATTTTGCATCCCCATTTTGATTTTTCTCATCGTTTCGAAGACAGAAGATGCTTTTGTCTCTATCCCTATTTCCAATCCACATTTTCTCTATCTCCTTCTTCCTCCATCCTCACAATTACGTTTCAAATTCGAGAAAGCCACAGACCTCACTTTGTCTTCATTTTGCccccattttctctttctattttctccatcttcttcttctccatcccCACGATTACCTTTCGTAAAcctctcttcatcttctccacgTCACAGTCGAACCCACGATGGTTTTGGGTCTCTTCTCTTCGTTCTATCCCTGCTCACACTCACAAGTTTCATCGGACTCCATGAACTCTTGTCAcaatttctccctctctctctctctctctctctgggtgtttggttgttgagaaaaacagaggaaaataaATGCGAAAGGAAATTTATAACTTCAG GGGGCATTTCCATAGAAAGCTTCGACGATGGCTCTCTATCTCCAGATTCGGTCCTCCTCACGTCAAAGCTCCAAACCATCCTTTCAAGAAAAGAAGTCACGAAACTAGAGGAAACTATAGCGGCAGATTTTGAAGTATCATCCAAGAAAAAGGTCACAAGTAGTGATAGAAGGATGAGGTGTGAAACGAAGAGAAGAGACCATCGTGGGTTCGGCGGTGTTTGTGGCTGTTTTTGTGAGACAGAGCAATGA